Within the Terriglobia bacterium genome, the region AAGAACTGGAGCGCGAAGAAAACGACGAAGCCGAGGCCGAACCAGGGATGGAGCATCCGGGTCAGGGCCCCGCCGCCGAATAGCGGCGTGAACCAGCGGAAGATCCACGGCATGTAGATGCCGAACCCCGACAACAGCGCCAGGAAGAAGAAGACCCCGATCGCCCAGTGCAGGAACCGCGAATAGACGCGGTGGCGCAGCATCTCGCCCTCGTAGACGACGGTGTGACCGAGCTGGTCTATGGCATTCGGCGGACGTTGGTCAAAGCGTTCCACGGAAGTCGCCATGCTATGCCCCCTTCCTTGCCGGCGGTTCCATGCGCTTGACCGGCGGTTGCGGCTGTGGACGATGCGGTCCCTCGAACACGTAGTGGAACAGCGCGCCCAGGAAGCCGGTCATGGCCAGCAACAGCCCGACCGGTTTGAAGAATTCCTTCCAAATGGTGAAGCTCGCGGGGATTTGCGGGTCCCTGGGAAGGTTGCCGTAAGCCTCCGGATTACTGGCATCGTGCAGCACGTAGATCACGTGCGTGCCGCCGATGCTCGCCGGATCGTACACGCCGGCGTTGGCGAACCCAGAGTTGTCCTTGAGCTGCTTGGCGCGCTTGTTGGCCAGGAAGCTCATGTCCTCCTTTGTGCCGAAGTGCAGGCACCCCGTCGGACACGCCTTGATGCAGGCCGGTTCCAGTCCTTGCCCCACCCGGTCGGAGCACAGCGTGCACTTGTAGACCTTCTTGGTCTCCTGGTTGAACTTGGGGATGTTGAACGGACATCCGGAGATGCAGAACTGGCAGCCGATGCAGTTCTCCTGCTGGAAGTCGACGATGCCATTGGCGTACTGCACGATGGCTCCGTCGGCCGGGCAGGCGCGCAAACAGCCTGGATCGGCGCAGTGCATGCACTGGTCCTTGCGCATCAGCCACATCAGGGTGCCGTCTTCGCGCTGGTGCTCGTTGAACTTGATCAAGTTCCAGAAGTTCCAGCCCGTCTCCGGCATGGTCTGGTACGTGTTGTCGAAGGTCGTCGTCTGGAACGGCATGTCGTTCCATTCGACGCACGCCACCTCGCAGGCCTTGCAGCCGATGCAGGTGGTGGTGTCCACCAGCTTGCAGAGCTGATCGGTCCGCTGGGTCCCGGCGCCGGGCACCGGTCCGGGGTGGCCCGAGATCTGCTGGATCTGAAGTGTTCTACGATCGCTCATCTTCGTGCCCCCCTTTCTAGGCTCTCTCGATTTTCACGAGAAAGGCTTTGAATTCCGGCGTGAACGCGCTGACATCAACGGCCGCAGGCGACA harbors:
- the fdxH gene encoding formate dehydrogenase subunit beta, coding for MSDRRTLQIQQISGHPGPVPGAGTQRTDQLCKLVDTTTCIGCKACEVACVEWNDMPFQTTTFDNTYQTMPETGWNFWNLIKFNEHQREDGTLMWLMRKDQCMHCADPGCLRACPADGAIVQYANGIVDFQQENCIGCQFCISGCPFNIPKFNQETKKVYKCTLCSDRVGQGLEPACIKACPTGCLHFGTKEDMSFLANKRAKQLKDNSGFANAGVYDPASIGGTHVIYVLHDASNPEAYGNLPRDPQIPASFTIWKEFFKPVGLLLAMTGFLGALFHYVFEGPHRPQPQPPVKRMEPPARKGA